A portion of the Gigantopelta aegis isolate Gae_Host chromosome 10, Gae_host_genome, whole genome shotgun sequence genome contains these proteins:
- the LOC121382704 gene encoding acyl-CoA-binding domain-containing protein 6-like, whose amino-acid sequence MADDVDANKLESLFKSASGYVRLIAAKLESDKLLYLYARFKQANEGSCNVPKPSFFDFQGKQKWEAWKKLGSMTKSQAMMEYVTLVNNIAPEWNEKAKNVTEEKKPGGLGVAVSTMYNPDDDISDDQKNVFDWCKEGNVEQVKRYLIKKTNSVDSLDDMGLALMHWASDRGYMLMVELLLSLQAAVDIKDVDGQTPLHYAVSCEHTDVVEVLLGHRADVTVKDNEGLSPLDCASETLIPILQATVKASS is encoded by the exons ATGGCAGATGACGTTGATGCAAATAAATTAGAAAGTTTATTTAAATCGGCTTCAGGCTATGTCAGACTGATTGCTGCAAAATTAGAATCAGATAAACTGTTATATCTTTATGCCCGATTTAAGCAG GCAAATGAAGGATCGTGCAATGTACCAAAGCCAAGTTTCTTTGACTTTCaaggaaaacaaaaatg GGAGGCGTGGAAAAAGTTGGGTAGCATGACTAAGTCTCAGGCCATGATGGAGTATGTGACCCTTGTAAATAACATTGCACCGGAATGGAATGAAAAG GCAAAGAATGTTAcagaagaaaagaaacctgGAGGTTTGGGTGTTGCTGTCAGCACAATGTATAACCCTGATGATGACATATCCGATGATCAAAAAAACGTCTTTGATTGGTGTAAAGAAGGCAACGTTGAGCAGGTGAAAAGATACCTGATAAAGAAGACAAACAGTGTGGACTCGCTCGATGATATG GGTCTTGCTCTGATGCATTGGGCCAGTGACCGTGGTTACATGTTGATGGTGGAATTGTTGTTATCCCTGCAAGCTGCAGTAGACATCAAG GATGTGGATGGACAAACACCTTTACATTATG CTGTATCCTGTGAACACACTGATGTGGTGGAGGTTTTGCTTGGTCATCGAGCCGATGTAACAGTTAAAGACAATGAAGGGTTATCCCCCCTGGACTGTGCTTCAGAAACCTTGATACCCATCTTGCAAGCCACGGTTAAAGCTAGTTCTTGA